Within the Malassezia vespertilionis chromosome 3, complete sequence genome, the region GCAGGTAAAAACCAAGCCGCTCAAACCACGTAGATGTATCGCTCAGATTCTGACCCACTGCGCGTGGATTGCGCCAGTACAGGATCGCAAATGGAATCAGGTACGTTACAAATGCAGCGGTCGTCAAGTAGGTCATCGCGAACGGTTTGTTGTACCCGTGCGTTCTATGGTAAGCAGCACATGTGTACATACAGCAACACGCTTGCTATATAATTCGATGCCGTCCATAGTACGTCCACGAGCAACACCAGCAGTGCACCGACCGCATAGCCATTCCCGCCGGACATGGCCGTGCCTTGTCGGAAGCAAAGGCCTGCCCGATGATCGGGAAGGGGCGTGTTTTCCTAGCACCACCATCTTGTCGACGATGGACCGTGCGGACGTGGGCACGAATGACCCCGACTACACGCTAGGACTCTGTGTGGGTAGCGGCGAGCCCACTGCACCTTTGCCGACATTTCCGCTAAAACAGTCCGACACACACCAAGATGGCTGGGCATTtagtcgcgcgcgcgacgccgaaGGTATGCACCGCATGTTTGCACAGATATTGCACCATGTACGCGATGTGGAAGTGCGTAATGTGGACCCCACAGTGCAAGGCGAAGATGGTCTGCGTGTACTTAGCGATCCTTTGGAAGAATGCCCAGATCCACAAGACAACCCCGAGTACTATACGCAAATTGCACGGCCCACGTCACTGAGTGCGATTACACATCGCGTCGTGCATTGCGAGTATGCGTCGCCTGCGCTGTTTGAGCAGGATATGCTCCAGCTTTTTCATAATGCGCGCACCTGGTACGGAATCGGGACGCAAGGGTACGCAGAGACAGTCACGCTGCAACGACTCTACCAACAGCTCACGCCCTCGCGCGAAATGCTTGCCGATGGGCTGGGCGTGCGGCATATTAAAGCTAAATCGAACGATATTGACATGgttgatgcgctgcgcaagggCGCACGAGCAacgcgctcttttgccTCGTCCAATGCTGGGCCGGGCAGAGCTGCCGAGGCGGCTTCCAACGTACATACTGAGCTTGCGGACGCTGCGTACAAAGGGCGCATCTACCGCGTTGGCGACTGGGTGCATGTAATGAATCCCGTGAATCCATCGCGCCCGATTGTTGCGCAAATATTCCGCTTGTACAAACAGCGGAACAGTCCTGGGACTTTTTTCACGGCGAGTTGGTACTACCGCCCCGAGCAGACATCCCATGCCGAAACAAGGCTCTTTGCCGCGGAAGAAGTGGTAAAAACAGACGTGTTCGGCGAGCACGTCCTTGAAGATATTGTAGAGGATGTTTTGGTGCTCTCCCGCCCAACTTACAAGCGCGCCCGACCCCAGGCCGCGTACTGGAATAAGGATGCGCCCGTCTACTTTGTCGAGTACAAGTACGATACTGCGAATCATGAATTTTACAAAATCaagcgctgggcgagctGTGTACCCGAgtgtgtgcgtgcaaaacaCACGCCCATGGACGTTTTTTCCAAGGTGCCTATTGAGCGCGAGTCTTCGCTGCTTGCTCGACGCATCCATGCGCCTGGATTTAGCAAGTTGTTGGAGTATGCGCCGCCCGACGACGAAATGATCGAGTATGTGGACCCATTTGAAGGCGCGGGAACGCATGCGTTGCCAGCCTCGGTTGAGCAAGTGCCCGTGACAAGCCTGCCACAACCGCTGCCTGCGACGCACCCCGAACGACTCCGCGCGTATGCATCATTTCATGCAATTGCAACGGATCTCGCACGCAGGATGAGTGCAGCGGCGTACGCTGCACTGCAAAATGCACTGGTGGCCAATCCCCGCGCTTCCCAAGGCGAGCTACTGGCCTTGAGTACCAAATACCACATTCCCGACGCACTTCTTGTGCGACTTCGtgacacggcgctgcatgcagGTGTTTTGCAGACGCCTTCGCCGCTAAAATCAAGCGCGTTGCCGAGTATTGCGGCCGTCGTCGCGGCGAACCAAGCCGAGGCTTCGTTTCAGCCGCTTACTCCGAGCGTGTGCGATTTGTTTCGTCGCGATGCGGAAGGGAACCTGCTATGGTACGCTGCACCCCCTTTGGATGGATGGCACAATGCCACTGCAGTTCGCGATGGGAGCACACACGTACCATACCCAAGCCTGGACTATCTCCAACACTGTGTCCAGCGGGCAAAATAAGAGACGAATGGGGGCGGACAAATAACAGACTGTATAGACATGGCGAAGCTATCTAGAAACCCTcttcttttgcagcagctTTTCGCACGGGATCAAAGAAGGGATGCATTTGTGCTTCCTTTGCAGTGAGGCGCTCCTGGTGGTCGTATCGTAGGAGTTTGTCAAGGAAATCCAGTGCGGCATCAGAAATATATCGCTGGTTCTCGGGGGTTACGAAACGTGGCCACGGCTTGCGTGGGTAGCGGCCCAATATTCCGTCATAGTGCGAGTCCAGCTCAATATTGTACTTTTCCAAGTAGGAAAAGAGGGCGTCTGTGCCGAGTACCTTGCATATTTTGACAAGCTGGTCGTAGTTGTCGTGCCCGTGAAAAAAAGGCTCCTTGCGAAAAATCATGCTTGCAAACATACAGCCCAGGCTCCACATATCCAACGAGTAGTCGTACTCTTGGAAatcgacgaggagctcggGCCCTTTAAAGTATCTAGACGCAACCCGCACATTGTATTCTGTGTAGGGGTGGTAGAATTCGGCCAAGCCCCAGTCAATCAAACGCAGCTGGCGCTTCTCGTGGTCAATCATCACATTGTGAGGCTTCACATCGCGGTGCATGACCCCGCGCGAATGGCAGAAATCAAGCGccttgagcagctcaaaAATGTAGAACCGAACATCGAATTCGGTAAGGCGAGGGTAGAGTACCTTAAAGTCGGTGTTGTTCACAAACTCTGTAATAATGGATGGTGTCTTGGACTGCGGGTCCCGCACCACATCGATGAGTTGCACCACATTGGGGCCTCCATGCAAATTTTGCAAAATCTTGATCTCGCGCTTAATCTTCTTCTTTTTCACGGGCTTGAGCACCTTGATAATGCACTTGTCGTAGTTGGTACTCGCAACATTAATTCCTTCAAATACCTCCGAGTACTTGCCACGACCTACTTTTTGAAGAATCTCGTAGTTGTCCTGCGTGCCCCATTGCAGCTGCAAATTATCTAGTGTAAGGAAACATGCCACTACACGCACCATAGTCCCACCAAGCGCGACCAAACTTTTCATTCGCGTCCGCATAGATACGAGCTACACTATCGCCGGCCATTCGGCGCACTTTGGTGTTCTAGCGATCAAAGGCAACCGCTCTTCTTTGCCGACGCTCGACTGGAATGGCTGAGCACTGGCCGAGCcaatcacgtgatatagCTACCGACTACAAAGGcagtgctgctgcgccgcttggcaaGGGGGGGGTGCCGTCAATTTTGCGGTGGGGATCCATGAAATGGCGGATCGTTTCGTCGGTAACttgtgctttgcgctgTTGTTAGTATGTAGGTTGTACGTACCGTTTGGAATTCGCCAAcaacgcgctgcagctcctgAATGCAGCGTTTTTTAAGTTCCCCTGTAAGCAAACGGCCGGCGCGGTAATCGTCGGCAATCTCTGCAATCTctgcgtcgtcgtccaaaAAAAAGGTAAGGTACTGAAAACTTACGTCAACGTCGGGGTTGCCGCCCAAACGGCGTTGCTCTTCCAGCGTCTCTTGCCCGCCAGAGAATGCGTGCTTGTTAATCTTGTTCTTGATCTGATTGGGCGTGTCGGTCATGAATATGCTCGACGTCTCGTTCGACGCACTCATCTTTGTCTGCGAGCCTTGCAACGCGGGAAAGAACTTTGAGTGAATTAGGCTTGGCTTGGGATACTTGAGCCGCACGGCAACATCGCGGGTTTGGCGGAAGTAGGGATCCTGGTCAATCGCGCAGGGAATCAGACAGGGAATATCAGAGCGCGTGCCGTAAATGTTGGGGAAGGAATTAGAGAAGGAAGGCGCGGCCTGAATTGCGACAAAGTGAAGCTTGCCGATGCTGTCGCTATCCGTAAACCCAAACGTGCCTTTGGATTGGTTGACGGTTATATAGCGGGCAATGCGCACCACGTTTTGGTAGAACTGACCGCCCACGTAGTCAAGATCAGAGAAAATAAATGTCTTCTCTGGCTTGAACCCACATGCAATAATGTCTTTTGCGTTTTGGTATGCAAACTTTTTTACATCCTCAATCGTCAAGTTGTACTTGAACAAGAACTTCTCGTCATCTGTAAGCTGAACCACAAGCGGCACGTCAAATACATCCTGGAGCCACTGTGTGAACATAAAAGGGATTAGGTGGCCAAGGTGCATGGAATCCGAGCTCGGGCCACGGCCAGTGTACAGGTAAAACGGCTTTTGCTGCTCGTACCGAGTGAGAATCAGGTCCAACTCGCGGTGACTGAAAAATgctccgcggcgcaagagTGGGTGCGGCCTACGTCCGGTGACGTGCTCGAAGCGCTCCAGTAACGCTGCGTCGATTGGTTTCGTGCCAAACTCGGAAATGAGTTTGTTGTAGTCAATCGAAACTTGCTTGCCATCGACAAAGCCGCCTTCCACATCCCACGGGGTTACTTTCTGCGCAGAACCAGTGCCAGGCGTAGCGTCGTCTGCAACTGCCGTCTTTGCCGCAAGATCTTTTGCGAGTGCATCCATCGTGTCCAAGGAAGAAAGGGCATGCCGGGGTGTTTGGGATTTAGGCGATTTGCATCCGCATGTCTCCACAGCCGACCATCTATCTTTCAGCATGGTGCGTGTACAAAAGCTCACTGACCACAGTTGATGTTCTCTGCTTTCAAGACCCTCACAGGTCAAACTGTGACTGTGGAGCTGAAAAATGATTTGGCCATCCAAGGCACACTGAAGAGCGTGGACCAGTACGTTTTTTTTCTTCTTCTTATGCTGACGCTAGGTTCCTCAACTTTAAACTCGATGATATCAAAGTTTTGGATGCGGCTCGATTCCCTCACTTGGTACGAGAAGTATTGTATTTGACAACAGTTCGCCGTAAAGTCTACCTTTATTCGTGGCTCTGTGGTCCGCTTTGTCTACATTCCCGCTGCGGCGGTAgacacgcagctgctggaagATGCGACACGGCGAGAAGCTGAGACACAAACCAAGTAGTACAGGTATACATAGCTATATGAAAAGCATTATTCTGGCGTTGGCGTGtcccgcgcgcgcatcgacgcggcaagcgcttttTGCTTGACCGACAAAAAGTTGCCAAACGcaccaagcgcagcgtatcCTTGTGCGCCCGTGGCCTGAAGGGTATTGAAAGCTTCCTGTTTCCGTGCATCCCATCCGGGAGAcaaagcgcttgcgtccTGTGATGCATCTTCTGCCGTAGGTGTGCGCGGAGACTCCCAGCCCTGCCGAATGCGCGCCAGGTCCGACCGCCAAGTGCTCGCAACTTTGGATATCCCTGCACTGCCAGCCTGCAATGCAGCACCGATCGCTTCGCGTGTCGGTGCAAGGTTCCCTTCGATCCTCAAGTCCTGAATGCCCTCTTGGACACGCAATGCAACGTCAGAAAGCGCCGTGACCTTGCCCTGGCAGGGGTGTTTGCATCCAATAAGATCCGGCAGTGTTTCATCCGTAGTTGCGTGCCACGCTTTGAACACGCGGGACGCGCGAAATCCATCAATTGCCTCGACGCCAAACTGCATTTCCGGTGAGTTGGGATCCATTGGAGTGTCTGCAGGACGAGGCGGAGAAAGCTCGACCTCTTTTGCGGTGGCGAGGAATGCAAAAATATACTCCTCAAAGCGAGCGCGAATGTAGTCGTCACTGCCTTCGTACTGCATCAGCGACGGTTGACTTGCATCGTCCTCATTCCAGGTGCGTGAGACGACATTGATTAGATCGTCCATCCAGCTACGATCAGCAGGTGTTAGTGACACGGCACTTTGCAGGTGTGGGTCAAGGAATTGGAGCTGTGTCTGTTCCAGCTGTTGTTAGTGATCTGGCTGGCATACGCACGTCTACAATGACCGACGGCTTGTTTGGCCGCTGTTGCTTAAAGATGCTGTTTGTCGTGCCAACAAGCCACGAAGTGCAGCTCAAAAGTTCCATCTGCTGCAGCGGACAGCATGGCTGGAAAAACGCATCTTGACCAAACACGGGCAGTGGAAGCCCCATGAATAAAAGCAAACTTTCGCGGTCCGACATTTTTAGTGACTCGGCCTTACGCCGCCCGGTGGACCACGTATCCAGCTCCGGGGAGCCCGCATCCTGAAGTGCCGGCAAGAGCGCGGGAATGAGCGCAACCAAATTGTACTGCAGCGTACAGAGTAGCTCGACGGGATACCCGAAAAATAGAATTCGACCCTGCAGCAAAAGCAGTTTCACCAATATCAACACCTTGAACCGCCAGCGATGCACAAACTGGCGCAAGGAAGTGCCCATGTATaaagcgctgcttgcatCCAACACATGCTTAGATAGCTCCGGTACTTGCATaatgcgccgcccaatACTGGACTCAAGCGCCTCGTGAAATTCTTCCAGAAGCGCTACATTGCTGAAATCACGCTGggcgaaaaaggcgcgcgtgACCATACCGAGCTTTGTACGCAGCGAGCCAAAAATGGGCTGCGTAGCAAGAATAACAATCGCTTTTTGCACAACACTGCGTGTGACATTGGCGGTCTTGCTGATGAGCGAATCGGACGTGATCTGCCGATTACACGAAATGCCAAATACGGTGTGCTCAAAAAGCGATGGACAATGTAAATGAAAATAACAAAAATCTTCTTCAGACTATATGTCAGCGGTCAGCGGCATAGATACGCACCAAGTGGCTCCCATCGGGCAGCGCCAGGAACGGTAGCTTTGTGCACAGATCGTGGTTGTCTTTAAGAGAAAGGGGATAGGTATATTCCACTTGCGGACCGACGATATGATTCTAAAATATGAGGGGAAATAG harbors:
- a CDS encoding uncharacterized protein (COG:B; COG:K; EggNog:ENOG503NU3D), whose translation is MDRADVGTNDPDYTLGLCVGSGEPTAPLPTFPLKQSDTHQDGWAFSRARDAEGMHRMFAQILHHVRDVEVRNVDPTVQGEDGLRVLSDPLEECPDPQDNPEYYTQIARPTSLSAITHRVVHCEYASPALFEQDMLQLFHNARTWYGIGTQGYAETVTLQRLYQQLTPSREMLADGLGVRHIKAKSNDIDMVDALRKGARATRSFASSNAGPGRAAEAASNVHTELADAAYKGRIYRVGDWVHVMNPVNPSRPIVAQIFRLYKQRNSPGTFFTASWYYRPEQTSHAETRLFAAEEVVKTDVFGEHVLEDIVEDVLVLSRPTYKRARPQAAYWNKDAPVYFVEYKYDTANHEFYKIKRWASCVPECVRAKHTPMDVFSKVPIERESSLLARRIHAPGFSKLLEYAPPDDEMIEYVDPFEGAGTHALPASVEQVPVTSLPQPLPATHPERLRAYASFHAIATDLARRMSAAAYAALQNALVANPRASQGELLALSTKYHIPDALLVRLRDTALHAGVLQTPSPLKSSALPSIAAVVAANQAEASFQPLTPSVCDLFRRDAEGNLLWYAAPPLDGWHNATAVRDGSTHVPYPSLDYLQHCVQRAK
- the CKA1 gene encoding non-specific serine/threonine protein kinase (EggNog:ENOG503NWKT; COG:D; COG:K; COG:T) — its product is MAGDSVARIYADANEKFGRAWWDYDNLQLQWGTQDNYEILQKVGRGKYSEVFEGINVASTNYDKCIIKVLKPVKKKKIKREIKILQNLHGGPNVVQLIDVVRDPQSKTPSIITEFVNNTDFKVLYPRLTEFDVRFYIFELLKALDFCHSRGVMHRDVKPHNVMIDHEKRQLRLIDWGLAEFYHPYTEYNVRVASRYFKGPELLVDFQEYDYSLDMWSLGCMFASMIFRKEPFFHGHDNYDQLVKICKVLGTDALFSYLEKYNIELDSHYDGILGRYPRKPWPRFVTPENQRYISDAALDFLDKLLRYDHQERLTAKEAQMHPFFDPVRKAAAKEEGF
- the WRS1 gene encoding tryptophan--tRNA ligase (COG:J; BUSCO:EOG092624KK; EggNog:ENOG503NTXH), which codes for MDALAKDLAAKTAVADDATPGTGSAQKVTPWDVEGGFVDGKQVSIDYNKLISEFGTKPIDAALLERFEHVTGRRPHPLLRRGAFFSHRELDLILTRYEQQKPFYLYTGRGPSSDSMHLGHLIPFMFTQWLQDVFDVPLVVQLTDDEKFLFKYNLTIEDVKKFAYQNAKDIIACGFKPEKTFIFSDLDYVGGQFYQNVVRIARYITVNQSKGTFGFTDSDSIGKLHFVAIQAAPSFSNSFPNIYGTRSDIPCLIPCAIDQDPYFRQTRDVAVRLKYPKPSLIHSKFFPALQGSQTKMSASNETSSIFMTDTPNQIKNKINKHAFSGGQETLEEQRRLGGNPDVDVSFQYLTFFLDDDAEIAEIADDYRAGRLLTGELKKRCIQELQRVVGEFQTRKAQVTDETIRHFMDPHRKIDGTPPLPSGAAALPL
- the LSM2 gene encoding U6 snRNA-associated Sm-like protein LSm2 (EggNog:ENOG503P571; COG:A) codes for the protein MLMFSAFKTLTGQTVTVELKNDLAIQGTLKSVDQFLNFKLDDIKVLDAARFPHLFAVKSTFIRGSVVRFVYIPAAAVDTQLLEDATRREAETQTK
- a CDS encoding uncharacterized protein (EggNog:ENOG503NXYQ; BUSCO:EOG09262V8E; TransMembrane:1 (i237-257o); COG:S): MANAVEYLLNIMHSSAPERGDTALPLKDERDASEDEDEWADASASMDMQPSASVPAVSSVSVVSERADGKDRPTVLGVVVVDFNHIVGPQVEYTYPLSLKDNHDLCTKLPFLALPDGSHLHTVFGISCNRQITSDSLISKTANVTRSVVQKAIVILATQPIFGSLRTKLGMVTRAFFAQRDFSNVALLEEFHEALESSIGRRIMQVPELSKHVLDASSALYMGTSLRQFVHRWRFKVLILVKLLLLQGRILFFGYPVELLCTLQYNLVALIPALLPALQDAGSPELDTWSTGRRKAESLKMSDRESLLLFMGLPLPVFGQDAFFQPCCPLQQMELLSCTSWLVGTTNSIFKQQRPNKPSVIVDLEQTQLQFLDPHLQSAVWMDDLINVVSRTWNEDDASQPSLMQYEGSDDYIRARFEEYIFAFLATAKEVELSPPRPADTPMDPNSPEMQFGVEAIDGFRASRVFKAWHATTDETLPDLIGCKHPCQGKVTALSDVALRVQEGIQDLRIEGNLAPTREAIGAALQAGSAGISKVASTWRSDLARIRQGWESPRTPTAEDASQDASALSPGWDARKQEAFNTLQATGAQGYAALGAFGNFLSVKQKALAASMRARDTPTPE